From the Paenibacillus sp. FSL H8-0548 genome, one window contains:
- a CDS encoding ribose-phosphate pyrophosphokinase, with protein MLSDKVRIFSGSSNPVLAQKISAELGLTLGAIKMSRFKSGEIYVHYEETIRNCDVFLVQSFSHPINEHFVELLVMIDAAKRASARTVNIIMPYYGYARQERKAAPREPISAKMLADVLTTVGANRVITIDLHAPAIQGFFNIPVDHMTALDLISDYLKSKNIKNPVVVSPDAGRASTAEKLANYLDTSFAIMIKKRPAHNQSVITHVIGDVEGQTPIIIEDLIDTGTTIVNVVESLKERGAEDVYVCATHPLFSGSAIERLDHPNIKEIIVTDSISLPESTPERFKVLSVAPLLAEATRIILEGGSISTLFKSNGV; from the coding sequence ATGTTAAGCGACAAGGTGCGTATTTTTTCGGGTTCGTCTAATCCGGTATTGGCTCAGAAAATTAGTGCAGAGCTTGGTCTGACGCTAGGTGCGATCAAGATGTCCCGTTTCAAAAGCGGTGAGATTTACGTGCATTACGAGGAAACGATTCGGAATTGCGACGTTTTTCTCGTACAATCATTCTCCCATCCGATCAACGAGCATTTTGTCGAATTGCTGGTTATGATCGATGCGGCGAAGCGTGCTTCCGCCAGAACGGTCAACATCATCATGCCGTATTACGGCTATGCACGTCAGGAACGCAAAGCAGCACCGCGGGAGCCGATTTCAGCGAAAATGCTGGCGGATGTGCTCACGACTGTTGGAGCGAACCGAGTAATTACAATCGACCTACATGCTCCAGCTATTCAAGGCTTCTTCAACATTCCGGTCGACCATATGACTGCGCTTGATCTCATCAGTGATTACTTGAAGTCTAAAAACATCAAGAACCCGGTAGTCGTATCGCCGGATGCAGGACGTGCTTCAACCGCAGAGAAGCTAGCGAACTACTTGGATACATCGTTTGCGATTATGATTAAGAAACGCCCTGCACACAATCAATCGGTTATTACACATGTCATCGGAGACGTGGAAGGTCAAACGCCTATTATTATTGAGGATTTGATCGACACGGGAACTACGATTGTCAACGTTGTGGAAAGCTTAAAGGAGCGCGGCGCAGAGGACGTATACGTATGCGCAACGCACCCGTTATTCTCTGGATCAGCTATTGAGCGTTTGGATCACCCCAATATTAAGGAAATCATCGTTACCGATTCCATAAGCTTGCCGGAGTCAACGCCGGAACGCTTCAAAGTGCTTTCTGTTGCACCGCTGCTTGCGGAAGCAACTCGTATTATTTTAGAAGGCGGCTCAATCAGTACGTTGTTCAAAAGCAACGGTGTTTAA
- the trxB gene encoding thioredoxin-disulfide reductase, which produces MYKSIIIGTGPAGLTAAIYLARANMNPLIIEGPEPGGQLTTTTEVENFPGFPEGIMGPELMENMRKQAERFGAKFITGWVNSVDMSERPFKLQVEGHGELVGESIIISTGASARYLGIPGEKENVGRGVSTCATCDGFFFRGKRIIVVGGGDSAMEEASFLTRFATNVELVNRRDELRASKIMQDRARENEKISWSLNRTPVEVVAGGMGVTGLKVRDNVTGNEEVIETDGIFIAIGHTPNTKFLAGQIDTDEHGYIVVKPGSSETNVPGVFACGDVQDSKYRQAITAAGSGCMAALDCERYLEGSITHDWSQTL; this is translated from the coding sequence ATGTACAAATCCATTATTATCGGTACCGGTCCTGCCGGTCTTACAGCAGCAATTTACTTGGCACGTGCCAACATGAACCCGCTTATTATTGAAGGACCTGAGCCGGGCGGTCAATTGACAACTACAACTGAAGTTGAGAATTTCCCTGGTTTTCCTGAGGGCATTATGGGGCCAGAGCTCATGGAAAACATGCGCAAGCAAGCAGAGCGCTTCGGCGCTAAGTTTATTACAGGCTGGGTAAATAGCGTAGACATGTCCGAGCGTCCTTTCAAGCTGCAAGTAGAGGGTCATGGAGAGCTTGTTGGTGAGAGCATCATTATTTCAACAGGAGCATCCGCTCGTTACCTCGGTATTCCAGGCGAGAAAGAAAATGTCGGACGCGGCGTAAGCACATGTGCTACGTGTGACGGGTTCTTCTTCCGCGGCAAAAGAATTATTGTGGTTGGAGGCGGTGACTCCGCGATGGAGGAAGCGAGCTTCCTTACTCGTTTTGCGACTAACGTTGAACTTGTCAACCGTCGTGATGAGCTTCGCGCTTCTAAGATCATGCAGGACCGTGCACGCGAGAATGAAAAAATCAGCTGGAGCCTAAACCGTACACCGGTTGAGGTAGTTGCAGGCGGCATGGGTGTTACGGGACTAAAGGTACGCGATAATGTGACGGGCAATGAAGAAGTTATTGAGACAGATGGCATTTTCATCGCAATCGGTCATACACCGAATACGAAGTTCCTTGCAGGCCAAATCGATACAGACGAGCATGGCTACATTGTTGTGAAGCCGGGCTCATCCGAGACGAATGTCCCAGGCGTATTCGCCTGCGGCGATGTTCAAGACAGCAAATATCGTCAAGCGATTACAGCAGCGGGAAGCGGATGTATGGCAGCACTTGATTGTGAGAGATATCTTGAGGGTTCTATTACTCATGATTGGAGCCAAACGCTTTAA
- a CDS encoding tetratricopeptide repeat protein, with product MKEKKRVVVSQQTKVIPVQWDATFFFERAVQSLDRFHYDKALKYFRRAVEYEPDNPVNHCNMAGILSEMGNYEESNRILGLIVDELDPTMTECHFYMANNFANMEQYEAAESSLIRYLEEDSEGQFLDEAEDMMDLLHYELERPTRLTNIKSREGMVEHDLARTLLEEGKFTEAVRILEKIIEGQPEFLAARNNLALAYYYMGMFDKAMDTIHAVLDIESGNLHALCNLAIFYQHKNDEQSLRPLVDLLVKTAPFHQEHVFKLATTMGILGEHGAAYRHFTRLLKDSELTQDPSLYHYAAVAACNIGRLQEAERLWKQTIKLDPTSGIPHYYMEQLELVRRGEHTASISYHYHLPFEEQFKLWEKSSDGIPDHLKRDPLVRSSFFWALRHGDQHTKLQVIQALGMIADSEVKDVLQTFLLEQDEDDYLKRIAIFVLRTMGVQESLRVVLEGEETVIEPNRVPSRLPVWEDKWQVVVEAALSRMSKQYDLVQQHDLMTLWVEFLSRVYPDVPKLTKPEGWAAALEYLTAKMHRRAISYHEVSLRYGTSIATVSKNVKMIDEVCGIKEKMKSLSTVFAAQELQDE from the coding sequence GTGAAAGAAAAGAAACGTGTTGTCGTAAGTCAACAGACGAAAGTCATACCGGTTCAATGGGACGCTACGTTTTTCTTCGAGCGTGCGGTTCAGTCTCTCGATCGTTTCCATTATGACAAGGCACTTAAATATTTTCGTCGCGCCGTCGAATACGAGCCGGATAACCCGGTAAACCATTGCAATATGGCCGGTATCCTATCTGAAATGGGCAACTATGAGGAATCAAACCGAATCTTAGGTTTGATTGTGGATGAGCTTGATCCGACGATGACGGAATGTCATTTTTACATGGCAAACAATTTTGCCAATATGGAGCAATATGAAGCGGCCGAGAGTTCGCTTATTCGTTATTTGGAAGAGGATTCGGAAGGGCAGTTTCTTGATGAAGCAGAGGATATGATGGATTTGCTCCATTATGAGCTGGAGCGCCCTACGCGTCTGACGAACATTAAATCACGAGAAGGCATGGTCGAGCATGATTTGGCAAGAACGCTGCTCGAGGAAGGCAAGTTTACAGAGGCCGTCCGCATTTTAGAGAAAATCATTGAGGGCCAGCCGGAATTCCTTGCAGCTCGCAACAATTTAGCGCTGGCTTATTATTATATGGGCATGTTTGATAAAGCGATGGATACGATCCACGCTGTGCTGGACATTGAGTCCGGCAATTTGCATGCGCTGTGCAACCTCGCTATTTTCTATCAGCACAAAAATGACGAGCAAAGCTTGCGTCCGCTTGTAGATCTGTTAGTAAAGACGGCTCCGTTCCATCAGGAGCATGTGTTTAAACTGGCAACTACAATGGGCATCTTAGGAGAGCATGGAGCTGCTTACAGACATTTCACTAGACTACTGAAGGATTCTGAACTGACGCAGGATCCTAGCCTATACCATTATGCTGCTGTAGCTGCTTGCAATATCGGGCGCTTGCAGGAGGCTGAACGTTTGTGGAAGCAGACGATAAAGCTCGATCCGACCTCGGGAATCCCACATTATTACATGGAGCAGCTGGAGCTTGTGAGAAGAGGCGAGCATACGGCCTCCATAAGCTATCATTACCATTTGCCGTTTGAAGAGCAGTTCAAGCTGTGGGAGAAGTCCTCGGATGGTATTCCTGATCATCTTAAGCGTGATCCGCTTGTTCGTTCATCCTTTTTCTGGGCTCTGCGCCACGGTGATCAGCACACGAAGCTGCAGGTTATTCAGGCGCTCGGCATGATTGCTGACAGTGAAGTGAAGGATGTGCTGCAGACCTTTCTGCTGGAGCAAGATGAGGATGATTACCTGAAGCGCATTGCAATCTTCGTTCTTCGGACGATGGGGGTTCAAGAGTCTCTGCGCGTTGTGCTGGAAGGAGAAGAAACGGTCATTGAGCCGAATCGGGTACCTTCGAGACTGCCTGTATGGGAAGATAAATGGCAGGTTGTCGTAGAGGCTGCGCTTAGTCGTATGAGCAAGCAATATGACTTGGTGCAGCAGCATGATTTGATGACTTTATGGGTAGAATTCTTGTCACGGGTTTACCCTGACGTTCCAAAGCTGACAAAGCCTGAGGGCTGGGCAGCGGCGCTCGAGTATTTGACAGCTAAAATGCATCGCCGAGCGATCTCCTATCATGAGGTGTCGCTGCGTTACGGCACTTCGATTGCCACCGTAAGCAAGAACGTCAAGATGATTGACGAAGTATGCGGTATTAAAGAGAAGATGAAATCACTAAGCACCGTCTTTGCTGCACAGGAACTGCAAGACGAATAA